One Saccharomyces mikatae IFO 1815 strain IFO1815 genome assembly, chromosome: 16 genomic region harbors:
- the MSY1 gene encoding tyrosine--tRNA ligase MSY1 (similar to Saccharomyces cerevisiae MSY1 (YPL097W); ancestral locus Anc_8.577), with product MLELRSCRYLLNSSKRFVPQVTCHYLRAIACHKVRFYSQTVSPSEVRETLNSQSENILDELKQRGLVCQVSQPEVALQTRLNSDDKIKLYCGVDPSAQSLHLGNLVPLMVLLHFYVKGHDIVTVIGGATGKVGDPSGRKTERDVMKNEIRQNNVTSISQQLQRFFRNGLEYYRNRYALTRDVSSGEYTPRNNFNWWKDIKMLDFLADFGGHIRVQSMLARDSVSSRLQTKNSLGFNEFTYQILQAYDFYHLYKEENVTIQVGGNDQWGNITAGIDLINRMQPIQKNGLPFGVTVPLLTTATGEKFGKSAGNAVFIDPKVNTAYDIYQFFFNTLDADVPKFLKMFTFLDSNEINSVVESHGKSPNLRHGQAFLAKEVTDMLYGVGSGSESEALSNVIFGRYDETLSASKLIELCEKARILQHANRKDDLIKLICKLIDCSVSEARRKISQGSVYLHYSRTKVNENISNLAPFLIDDRVLIMRIGKQRCFIIEMP from the coding sequence ATGCTCGAATTACGAAGCTGTAGATATTTGCTTAACAGTAGTAAAAGGTTCGTCCCTCAAGTAACTTGTCATTACTTAAGAGCGATAGCATGCCACAAGGTTCGATTTTATTCTCAAACGGTTAGCCCTTCAGAAGTACGAGAAACATTGAACTCTCAAAGTGAAAATATCCTGGATGAACTGAAACAGAGAGGTTTAGTATGTCAGGTCTCACAGCCAGAGGTCGCCCTCCAGACGAGGTTAAACAGCGATGACAAGATCAAGCTTTATTGTGGAGTGGATCCCTCTGCTCAGTCACTGCATTTGGGAAATCTAGTTCCATTGATGGTTCTGTTACACTTTTATGTAAAAGGTCACGACATTGTGACTGTCATAGGTGGAGCAACAGGAAAAGTTGGGGACCCTAGCGGGAGGAAGACTGAGAGAGACGTTATGAAGAACGAGATCAGGCAAAACAATGTTACGTCTATATCGCAACAACTGCAAAGGTTTTTTAGAAACGGATTAGAATATTACAGAAACCGATATGCTCTCACAAGAGATGTTTCTTCTGGAGAGTACACGCCAAGGAACAATTTCAACTGGTGGAAAGATATTAAAATGTTAGATTTTTTAGCTGATTTTGGTGGACACATTAGGGTACAGTCAATGTTAGCGAGAGATTCAGTTTCTTCCAGGCTACAAACCAAAAACAGCCTTGGTTTCAACGAATTTACTTATCAAATTCTACAAGCCTACGATTTTTACCACTTGTACAAGGAAGAAAACGTGACTATACAAGTAGGTGGTAACGACCAATGGGGAAATATAACAGCAGGAATTGATCTTATAAATAGGATGCAGCctatacaaaaaaatggtttgCCATTTGGCGTCACCGTACCCTTGTTGACAACGGCGACAGGAGAGAAGTTTGGGAAAAGTGCTGGAAATGCTGTTTTCATCGACCCTAAAGTAAATACAGCATATGACATTtaccaatttttcttcaacactTTGGATGCTGATGTGCccaagtttttgaaaatgttcaCCTTTTTAGATTCAAATGAAATCAATTCAGTTGTGGAATCGCATGGAAAATCTCCTAATTTACGTCACGGTCAAGCTTTCTTAGCTAAAGAGGTAACAGATATGCTATATGGAGTTGGATCTGGTTCGGAATCAGAAGCACTTTCTAATGTTATTTTTGGACGTTATGACGAAACCTTATCTGCTAGCAAGTTAATTGAACTGTGCGAAAAGGCTCGAATTTTGCAACATGCTAATAGGAAGGATGACCTAATCAAATTAATTTGTAAATTAATAGACTGTTCGGTATCAGAAGCCAGGAGAAAAATCTCCCAAGGAAGTGTTTATTTACATTATTCGAGAACTAAAGTTAACGAGAACATTTCTAATTTGGCTCCGTTCTTAATAGATGATCGAGTATTGATAATGAGAATAGGAAAGCAGAGATGTTTCATAATAGAAATGCCttag
- the ERI1 gene encoding Eri1p (similar to Saccharomyces cerevisiae ERI1 (YPL096C-A); ancestral locus Anc_8.576), whose translation MRTRNLGFLVLGFTYSVLLISFATFYWLRNSESLLYYWCVILLCPATLWLWALISWCDSEMFASSKDE comes from the coding sequence ATGAGAACACGTAACCTAGGATTCTTGGTTTTAGGGTTTACTTACTCGGTACTCCTAATTAGTTTTGCCACATTTTATTGGTTGCGCAACAGTGAATCTTTACTGTACTATTGGTGTGTGATACTGCTATGTCCTGCGACCCTCTGGTTATGGGCACTCATATCCTGGTGCGATAGTGAAATGTTTGCAAGCAGTAAAGATGAATAA
- the PNG1 gene encoding peptide-N4-(N-acetyl-beta-glucosaminyl)asparagine amidase (similar to Saccharomyces cerevisiae PNG1 (YPL096W); ancestral locus Anc_8.575) — translation MQQISKKKNIDFDSIANMLLIKYKDFILSKFKKAVPVENMKFQNLIHSNQFAQGLLGQSQNLCTVYDNPTWHSIVLETLDLDLIYKNVDDEVAKDEHAEGESAYTDYLVKELLRYFKQDFFKWCNKPDCQHCGQNTSENMTFVSTQGPNEEESKFNCGTVEVYKCNQCANITRFPRYNDPIKLLQTRNGRCGEWCNLFTLILKSFGLDVRYIWNREDHVWCEYFSSHLNRWIHIDSCEQSFDQPFIYSVNWNKKMSYCIAFGKDGVVDVSKRYILQNELPRDQIKEEDLKFLCQYITKKLRSSSNDDEIFQLACRDEQEQIEFIKGRVQETETKNSAAASKTSNLGRKSGSVDWKAQRGEDGK, via the coding sequence ATGCAACAGAtatccaagaaaaaaaatatcgaTTTCGATTCAATAGCCAATATGTTGTTGataaaatataaagatttcatactttcaaaattcaagaaagcTGTACCTGTAGAGAATATGAAGTTTCAGAACTTGATTCATTCGAACCAATTCGCACAAGGACTATTGGGGCAGAGTCAAAATCTTTGTACAGTTTATGATAATCCGACATGGCATTCTATAGTGTTGGAGACATTAGATCTTGATCTTATCTATAAAAACGTTGACGATGAAGTTGCTAAAGATGAGCATGCAGAGGGGGAAAGCGCATACACAGATTACCTAGTAAAAGAATTGCTTCGCTACTTCAAAcaagattttttcaaatggtgCAACAAGCCAGATTGTCAGCATTGTGGCCAGAACACTTCAGAAAATATGACATTTGTGAGCACTCAAGGGCccaatgaagaagaatctaAATTCAATTGTGGAACTGTTGAAGTCTATAAATGCAACCAATGTGCTAACATCACTAGATTTCCTCGTTATAACGACCCAATTAAGTTACTACAGACAAGAAACGGTAGGTGTGGTGAATGGTGCAACCTATTCactttaattttgaaatcattcGGACTAGATGTTCGCTACATCTGGAATAGAGAAGATCATGTTTGGTGTGAATACTTTTCATCACATTTGAATAGATGGATTCACATTGACTCTTGTGAGCAGTCATTTGATCAACCATTCATTTATTCAGTTAACTGgaataagaaaatgagTTACTGTATTGCATTCGGTAAAGATGGTGTTGTTGACGTTAGCAAACGATATATCCTTCAGAATGAGCTACCCAGAGATCAAATTAAGGAAGAAGATCTAAAATTTCTGTGTCAATATATAACTAAAAAGTTAAGGTCTTCGTCGAATGATGACGAGATATTCCAACTGGCATGTCGTGATGAGCAGGAACAGATAGAATTCATCAAAGGAAGAGTGCAGGaaacagaaacaaaaaatagtGCTGCTGCTTCAAAGACATCTAATCTTGGTAGAAAAAGTGGATCGGTAGACTGGAAGGCACAACGGGGGGAAGACGGTAaatag
- the EEB1 gene encoding medium-chain fatty acid ethyl ester synthase/esterase (similar to Saccharomyces cerevisiae EHT1 (YBR177C) and EEB1 (YPL095C); ancestral locus Anc_8.574), whose translation MFRSGYYPTITPTHWGYNGTVKHVLGEKGTKALAFRDSKCQIPLHEFVTKHVPTLKDGANFRLNSLLFTGYLQTLYMSGGDFSKKFQVFYGREIVKFSDGGVCTADWVMPEWEKTYSFNSEQATFDEKLFSSVEKITHPKDWPRLHPRTRHLSSEELEKCHSKGDSYPLVVVLHGLAGGSHEPLIRALSEDLSKIGDGKFQVVVLNARGCSRSKVTTRRIFTALHTGDVREFLNHQRALFPQRKLYAVGTSFGAATLTNYLGEEGDNCPLNAAVALSNPWDFVHTWDKLAHDWWSNHIFSRTLTQFLTRTVKVNMNELQVPENFEVPKKPTVEEPVFYTYTKKNLQKAEKFTDILEFDSLFTAPSMGLPDGLTYYRKASSINRLPNIKIPTLIINATDDPITGENVIPYKQAKENPCVLLCETDLGGHLAYLDKENNSWLTKQAAEFLCSFDVLVL comes from the coding sequence ATGTTTCGCTCGGGTTACTATCCAACTATCACTCCAACTCACTGGGGCTATAACGGAACTGTTAAACATGTGCTAGGAGAGAAGGGAACTAAGGCTTTGGCTTTCAGAGACTCCAAGTGCCAGATTCCGCTTCATGAATTTGTAACGAAGCACGTGCCCACGCTAAAGGATGGTGCAAATTTTAGGCTAAACAGTCTGCTTTTCACTGGTTATTTACAGACACTCTACATGTCAGGCGGtgatttttccaaaaaatttcaggTATTTTATGGCAGAGAAATAGTAAAGTTTTCAGATGGAGGAGTTTGCACTGCTGATTGGGTCATGCCTGAATGGGAGAAAACTTATTCCTTCAATTCTGAACAAGCAACTTTTGATGAGAAGTTATTCTCAAGCGTTGAAAAGATTACCCATCCAAAAGATTGGCCTCGTCTCCATCCTAGAACTAGGCATTTATCCTCCgaagaacttgaaaaatgcCATTCTAAGGGCGACTCTTATCCATTAGTAGTGGTGCTTCATGGCCTTGCTGGCGGGAGTCATGAACCTCTCATCAGGGCTTTATCCGAAGATCTATCAAAAATCGGTGACGGCAAATTCCAAGTTGTGGTCCTCAATGCTAGAGGTTGCTCAAGATCCAAGGTGACCACTCGTAGGATTTTTACCGCACTACATACAGGTGATGTGAGAGAGTTTCTGAACCACCAAAGAGCCTTATTTCCTCAAAGGAAATTATATGCAGTGGGAACATCATTTGGAGCTGCTACGCTAACAAACTATTTGGGTGAAGAAGGAGATAACTGTCCACTGAATGCTGCGGTTGCCCTCTCAAATCCTTGGGATTTTGTACACACTTGGGACAAGTTGGCTCATGATTGGTGGTCcaatcatattttttccagaACATTAACGCAGTTTTTGACGAGAACGGTCAAAGTTAATATGAATGAGCTACAGGTACCCGAAAACTTCGAAGTTCCAAAAAAACCAACGGTTGAGGAACCAGTCTTTTATACATATACTAAGAAAAATCTGCAGAAggctgaaaaatttacagACATATTGGAATTTGATAGTCTTTTTACCGCCCCGTCGATGGGCTTGCCGGACGGCTTAACATACTATAGAAAGGCAAGCTCGATAAATAGATTGCCTAACATCAAAATTCCAACCTTGATAATTAATGCAACGGATGATCCAATTACCGGCGAAAACGTCATTCCATACAAACAAGCCAAAGAAAATCCTTGTGTACTATTATGTGAGACTGATTTGGGCGGCCATTTGGCTTATCTcgataaagaaaacaattcTTGGTTAACTAAGCAAGCTGCTGAGTTTTTGTGCAGCTTTGATGTGCTTGTTTTATAA
- the SEC62 gene encoding Sec63 complex subunit SEC62 (similar to Saccharomyces cerevisiae SEC62 (YPL094C); ancestral locus Anc_8.572), whose product MSTVDPGSNSRASINGSATAIASLLRNHKDLKQRQGLFQAKQTDFFRYKRFVRALHSEEYANKSSRQPEVYPVMPSTKIEDQLKSREIFIQLIKAQMVIPVKKLHSQECKEHGLKPSKDFPHLIVSNKAQLEADEYFVWNYNAKTYMDYLIVIGVVSIILALVCYPLWPRSMRRGSYYVSLGAFGILAGFFAVAILRLILYVLSLVIYRDVGGFWIFPNLFEDCGVLESFKPFYGFGEKDTYSYKKKLKRMKKKQAKRESNKKKTINEVVSEKSEQN is encoded by the coding sequence ATGTCAACTGTAGATCCAGGTAGCAATTCAAGAGCCAGTATCAATGGGTCTGCGACTGCCATCGCAAGTCTTTTACGCAATCATAAAGACTTAAAGCAGAGGCAGGGATTGTTCCAGGCTAAACAGACGGACTTCTTTCGTTACAAGAGATTCGTTAGGGCACTACATTCCGAGGAGTATGCCAACAAATCTTCAAGACAACCAGAGGTGTACCCAGTTATGCCTTCCACCAAGATCGAAGACCAACTTAAGTCACGTGAAATCTTCATTCAACTCATAAAGGCACAGATGGTGATCCCTGTGAAAAAATTGCATAGTCAAGAATGCAAAGAGCATGGGTTGAAGCCAAGTAAGGACTTTCCGCATCTAATTGTTTCAAACAAGGCTCAATTGGAGGCTGATGAGTATTTTGTCTGGAATTACAACGCCAAGACCTATATGGATTACTTGATCGTTATTGGTGTCGTATCCATCATATTGGCGCTCGTATGCTACCCATTGTGGCCACGGTCCATGAGACGCGGCTCCTATTACGTGTCTCTGGGTGCCTTTGGCATCTTGGCAGGCTTCTTCGCTGTCGCTATCTTAAGATTGATCCTATACGTTTTATCATTAGTTATCTATAGAGATGTTGGCGGGTTCTGGATCTTCCCCAACCTGTTCGAAGACTGTGGTGTGTTAGAGAGTTTCAAGCCATTTTATGGCTTCGGTGAGAAGGATACCTACAGCTACAAAAAGAAgctgaaaagaatgaagaaaaaacaagcCAAGAGGGAAAgcaataagaaaaaaactatcaATGAGGTTGTCAGTGAAAAATCCGAACAAAACTAA
- the NOG1 gene encoding putative GTPase NOG1 (similar to Saccharomyces cerevisiae NOG1 (YPL093W); ancestral locus Anc_8.571): MQLSWKDIPTVAPANDLLDIVLNRTQRKTPTVIRPGFKITRIRAFYMRKVKYTGEGFVEKFEDILKGFPNINDVHPFHRDLMDTLYEKNHYKISLAAISRAKSLVEQVARDYVRLLKFGQSLFQCKQLKRAALGRMATIVKKLKDPLAYLEQVRQHIGRLPSIDPNTRTLLICGYPNVGKSSFLRCITKSDVDVQPYAFTTKSLYVGHFDYKYLRFQAIDTPGILDRPTEEMNNIEMQSIYAIAHLRSCVLYFMDLSEQCGFTIEAQVKLFHSIKPLFANKSVMVVINKTDIIRPEDLDEERAQLLESVKEVPGVEIMTSSCQLEENVMEVRNKACEKLLASRIENKLKSQSRINNVLNKIHVAQPQARDDIKRAPFIPESVKNLKKYDPEDPNRRKLARDIEAENGGAGVFNVNLKDKYLLDDDEWKNDIMPEILDGKNVYDFLDPEIAAKLQALEEEEDKLENEGFYNSDDEEEIYDGFEASEVDDIKEKASWIRNRQKTMIAEARNRKSLKNKAIMPRSKLTKSFGKMEEHMSTLGHDMSTLQDKQKRAARKNRYVERGSDVVFGDQDALTASTDNGVKLRQTDRLLDGVADGSMRSKADRMAKMERRERNRHAKQGESDRHNAVSLSKHLFSGKRGVGKTDFR; the protein is encoded by the coding sequence ATGCAACTTTCATGGAAGGATATTCCTACCGTCGCTCCAGCAAATGACTTGTTGGACATTGTCTTGAACAGAACCCAGAGAAAGACACCAACTGTGATCAGGCCTGGTTTCAAGATTACGAGAATCAGAGCATTCTACATGCGTAAAGTGAAGTACACAGGTGAAGGTTTTgtggaaaaatttgaagacaTCTTAAAAGGTTTCCCCAACATTAATGACGTGCATCCTTTCCATAGGGATTTGATGGACACCTTATATGAGAAGAATCACTATAAAATATCGCTAGCTGCCATTTCTCGTGCTAAATCTCTTGTCGAACAAGTTGCCAGAGATTATGTTAGATTGCTGAAATTCGGTCAATCGCTGTTTCAATGTAAGCAATTGAAAAGGGCCGCTTTGGGTAGAATGGCCACTATAGTTAAGAAATTAAAGGACCCATTGGCCTATTTGGAACAAGTTAGACAACACATAGGTAGATTGCCATCTATTGACCCAAATACCAGAACCCTGCTAATCTGTGGTTACCCAAATGTTGGTAAATCCTCATTTTTGAGATGCATCACCAAATCAGACGTCGATGTTCAACCATATGCTTTCACAACCAAGAGCTTGTACGTCGGTCATTTTGACTATAAATATTTGAGATTTCAAGCAATTGATACCCCTGGTATCTTAGATAGACCCACTGAAGAAATGAACAACATTGAAATGCAATCGATCTATGCGATTGCCCATTTACGTTCTTGTGTTTTGTATTTCATGGATCTTTCCGAACAATGTGGTTTCACTATTGAAGCTCAAGTGAAATTATTCCACTCTATTAAACCTCTATTCGCTAACAAGTCTGTCATGGTCGTTATTAACAAAACCGATATTATCAGACCAGAGGACTTAGACGAAGAACGCGCACAATTATTGGAATCCGTTAAGGAGGTTCCAGGTGTTGAGATTATGACTTCTTCATGtcaattggaagaaaatgttaTGGAAGTTAGAAACAAGGCATGTGAAAAACTATTAGCCTCCAGAATTGAGAATAAACTAAAATCGCAATCAAGAATCAACAATGTTTTGAACAAGATTCATGTCGCTCAACCTCAAGCAAGAGATGATATTAAGAGAGCACCATTTATTCCTGAATCTGTTaagaacttgaaaaaatacgaTCCTGAAGATCCAAACAGGAGAAAGTTGGCCAGGGATATTGAAGCTGAGAATGGTGGTGCTGGTGTTTTCAATGTTAACTTGAAGGACAAATATCTAttagatgatgatgaatgGAAGAATGATATCATGCCAGAAATCTTGGATGGTAAGAACGTCTATGATTTCTTGGACCCTGAAATCGCTGCCAAGTTGCAGGCtctagaagaagaagaagacaaattggaaaatgaaGGGTTCTACAattctgatgatgaagaagagatcTACGATGGTTTCGAAGCATCAGAGGTGGATGACATTAAGGAGAAGGCTTCATGGATTAGAAATAGGCAAAAGACGATGATTGCCGAGGCAAGAAATAGGAAGTCATTAAAGAACAAAGCCATTATGCCACGTTCTAAACTAACTAAGTCTTTTGGTAAAATGGAAGAACACATGTCTACTCTGGGTCATGATATGTCAACCTTACAAGATAAACAAAAGCGTGCCGCTCGTAAAAACCGTTATGTTGAAAGGGGCTCTGATGTTGTGTTTGGTGATCAGGATGCTTTGACAGCGTCCACCGACAACGGTGTCAAGTTGAGACAGACAGATAGACTGTTGGATGGTGTTGCAGATGGTTCTATGAGATCAAAGGCCGATAGAATGGCCAAGATggaaagaagagaaaggaaCAGACATGCAAAGCAAGGTGAATCTGATAGACATAATGCTGTTTCCTTATCAAAGCATCTATTCAGTGGTAAGCGTGGTGTCGGTAAAACTGATTTCCGTTGA
- the SSU1 gene encoding Ssu1p (similar to Saccharomyces cerevisiae SSU1 (YPL092W); ancestral locus Anc_8.569), with protein MVASWMFAATRQFDPFMFVMVMGVGISANILYSFPYPARWLRICSYIMFAITCLIFIAVQALQLLHLIVYIKEKSFREYFNDFFRNMKHNLFWGTYPMGLVTIINFLATLSKEYTKSSPMASRNLMIFVYVLWWYDLAVCLVTAWGISFLIWHDYYSLEGIGNYPSYNIRMASENMKSILLLDIIPLVVVASSCGTFTMSEIFGITFNRNIQLITLIICALTWLHAIIFVFILITIYFWSLYINKIPPMTQVFTLFLLLGPMGQGSFGVLLLSDNIKEYVGKYYPTDNITREEEILTIVVPWCFKVLGMISAMALLAMGYFFTVISIVSILSYYNERETENETGKVRRVYTFHKGFWGMTFPMGTMSLGNEELYVQYNQYVPLYAFRVLATIYGGICVCWTILCLSCTLYEYTKKALHAAHKSSLFSEAGTEKTFTSPYNSTESVEESNSALDFTRLA; from the coding sequence ATGGTTGCTAGTTGGATGTTCGCTGCCACAAGGCAATTCGATCCCTTCATGTTTGTTATGGTCATGGGTGTCGGCATTTCAGcaaatattctatataGTTTCCCCTATCCCGCAAGATGGCTAAGAATATGCTCATATATCATGTTTGCTATCACATgtcttatttttattgcTGTACAGGCATTACAACTCTTACATTTGATTGTCTATATTAAGGAGAAAAGTTTCAGAGAGTAttttaatgatttttttaggAATATGAAGCACAACTTATTCTGGGGTACTTATCCCATGGGCCTAGTCACAATTATAAATTTTTTAGCCACACTATCGAAAGAGTATACTAAGAGTAGTCCTATGGCTTCCAGGAACTTAATGATATTTGTTTACGTCCTATGGTGGTATGATCTCGCAGTTTGTTTGGTAACTGCCTGGGGTATCTCATTCCTTATCTGGCATGACTACTATTCTTTGGAAGGAATTGGAAATTACCCTTCATATAATATCAGAATGGCATCTGAGAACATGAAGAGTATATTACTGTTAGATATTATTCCTCTGGTCGTCGTCGCTTCGAGTTGTGGAACATTCACGATGTCAGAAATATTCGGCATTACTTTTAATAGAAACATTCAGCTCATAACATTGATCATATGTGCTTTGACTTGGCTACATGCCATTATCTTCGTTTTCATACTGATTACAATATACTTCTGGAGTCTTTATATTAATAAGATCCCCCCGATGACGCAGGTTTTTACCTTGTTCCTGCTCTTGGGACCAATGGGTCAGGGAAGTTTTGGGGTTTTGTTACTTAGTGAcaatataaaagaatatgtaGGCAAATATTACCCAACAGATAACATTACTAGAGAAGAGGAAATATTGACTATTGTGGTCCCATGGTGCTTCAAAGTTCTGGGTATGATTTCTGCTATGGCATTGCTTGCTATGggctatttttttactgtCATTTCCATTGTATCGATTCTATCGTATTACaatgaaagagaaactGAAAATGAGACGGGAAAGGTAAGAAGAGTTTACACCTTCCATAAAGGATTTTGGGGGATGACTTTTCCGATGGGAACTATGTCTTTGGGGAATGAGGAGTTGTATGTGCAATATAATCAGTACGTTCCACTATACGCATTCAGAGTCCTAGCTACGATATATGGCGGTATTTGCGTTTGTTGGACAATTTTATGTCTTTCGTGTACATTGTATGAGTACACAAAAAAAGCACTTCATGCTGCCCATAAATCCTCACTATTCTCAGAAGCAGGTACGGAGAAGACGTTCACCTCTCCATATAATAGTACTGAAAGTGTGGAAGAATCGAATTCGGCTCTAGATTTTACGCGTTTGGCTTAA
- the GLR1 gene encoding glutathione-disulfide reductase GLR1 (similar to Saccharomyces cerevisiae GLR1 (YPL091W); ancestral locus Anc_8.568), protein MLSRTKQSFKTFQIRTMSMNIKHYDYLVIGGGSGGVASARRAASYGAKTLLIEAKALGGTCVNVGCVPKKVMWYASDLATRVSHAKEYGLYQDLPLDKEHLTFNWPEFKQKRDAYVHRLNGIYQKNLDKEKVDVVFGWARFNKDGKVEVQKRDNTTEVYSADHILVATGGKAIFPENIPGFDLGTDSDGFFRLEKQPKKIVVVGAGYIGIELAGVFNGLGSETHLVIRGETVLRKFDECIQNTITDHYVNEGIHVHKLSKIVKVEKNEVTNKLKIHMNDSKSIDDVDELIWTIGRKSHLGMGSENVGIKLNSHDQIIADEYQNTNIPNIYSLGDVVGKVELTPVAIAAGRKLSNRLFGPEKFRNDKLDYKNVPSVIFSHPEAGSIGISEKEAIEKYGKENIKVYNSKFTAMYYAMLSEKSPTRYKIVCAGPDEKIVGLHIVGDSSAEILQGFGVAIKMGATKADFDNCVAIHPTSAEELVTMR, encoded by the coding sequence ATGCTTTCTAGAACCAAACAATCattcaaaacttttcaGATAAGAACTATGTCTATGAATATTAAGCACTATGATTATCTCGTCATCGGGGGTGGCTCAGGAGGTGTTGCCTCCGCAAGAAGAGCTGCATCCTATGGTGCTAAGACTTTGTTGATTGAAGCCAAGGCCCTAGGTGGCACCTGTGTTAACGTTGGTTGTGTCCCCAAGAAGGTCATGTGGTATGCTTCTGACCTGGCTACCAGAGTTTCCCATGCAAAGGAGTATGGATTATACCAGGATCTTCCATTAGATAAGGAGCATTTGACTTTTAATTGGCCCGAATTCAAGCAAAAAAGGGATGCGTATGTTCATAGACTAAATGGTATATATCAAAAGAATTTAGACAAAGAGAAAGTGGATGTTGTATTCGGGTGGGCTAGGTTTAATAAGGATGGTAAGGTCGAAGTGCAAAAAAGGGACAATACCACTGAAGTTTATTCGGCTGATCACATTCTAGTTGCTACTGGTGGTAAGGCAATTTTCCCTGAAAACATTCCCGGTTTCGATTTAGGTACGGATTCAGATGGGTTTTTCAGATTAGAAAAACAACCCAAGAAAATAGTTGTTGTTGGTGCTGGTTATATCGGTATTGAGTTAGCAGGTGTTTTTAATGGGCTAGGGTCCGAAACGCATCTAGTTATTAGAGGCGAAACTGTCTTGAGAAAATTCGATGAATGTATTCAGAATACTATTACTGACCATTACGTGAACGAAGGTATCCACGTTCATAAACTGTCCAAAATTGTCaaagtggaaaaaaatgaagtaaccaacaaattaaaaatacATATGAATGACTCAAAGTCTATTGACGATGTTGACGAATTGATTTGGACAATTGGACGTAAATCCCATTTAGGTATGGGTTCAGAAAATGTAGGTATTAAGCTTAACTCTCACGATCAGATTATTGCTGATGAATATCAAAATACCAATATTCCTAACATTTATTCCTTAGGCGATGTTGTGGGTAAAGTTGAATTGACACCTGTTGCTATTGCAGCAGGTAGAAAACTGTCTAATAGATTGTTTGGTCCAGAGAAATTCCGCAACGATAAACTTGATTATAAAAATGTTCCCAGTGTAATTTTCTCACATCCAGAAGCAGGCTCCATTGGTATATCTGAAAAGGAAGCTATTGAAAAGTACGGTAAGGAGAATATAAAAGTCTACAATTCTAAATTTACCGCCATGTATTACGCTATGTTGAGTGAAAAATCACCTACAAGATATAAAATTGTTTGTGCGGGACCAGATGAAAAGATTGTCGGGCTGCATATTGTGGGTGATTCCTCTGCAGAAATCTTGCAAGGGTTTGGTGTTGCTATAAAGATGGGTGCTACCAAGGCTGATTTCGATAATTGTGTTGCTATTCATCCTACTAGCGCGGAAGAATTGGTTACTATGAGATGA